In Candidatus Bathyarchaeota archaeon, one DNA window encodes the following:
- a CDS encoding transcription initiation factor IIB, translated as MSRRRAQLTSELACSECGGGNIIHDGGSGEIICGACGLVITDSVINKGPEWRAFTQTEKESRSRVGVPLSFAVHDKGLTTMIGRVGRDAFGRKIPLKTKLQMLRLRKWQIRSRVHSSVDRNLAQAMAELDRLTDKLHIPPSIKEKAAVIYRKALDKGLVRGRSISAIAAASLYAACRTSQTPRTLRELSTHSPIEKKDIARCYRLLLRELKIRMPIPMAQLRVPKIAAKVNVGELTQQDAVKILREAERLKTTAGKDPMGLAAAALYIACVRNDEKRTQKMIADAAGVTEVTIRNRYKGLKESLNLII; from the coding sequence ATGTCTAGAAGAAGAGCACAACTCACAAGCGAGCTGGCCTGCTCCGAATGTGGAGGTGGCAATATTATTCATGATGGTGGATCAGGAGAGATCATCTGTGGTGCCTGTGGCCTTGTCATCACCGACTCTGTGATTAACAAAGGCCCTGAGTGGAGGGCCTTCACCCAAACGGAAAAAGAGTCGAGGAGTCGGGTGGGCGTACCCCTCTCCTTCGCAGTTCATGATAAAGGACTCACCACCATGATCGGTAGGGTCGGCCGAGACGCCTTCGGACGAAAGATCCCGCTGAAGACGAAGCTCCAGATGCTTAGGCTCAGGAAATGGCAGATTAGGTCAAGAGTCCACAGCTCAGTGGACAGGAACCTTGCCCAGGCCATGGCAGAGCTAGACAGGCTCACCGACAAACTCCATATACCTCCCTCCATCAAGGAGAAGGCGGCAGTAATCTACCGAAAGGCTCTCGACAAAGGCCTCGTCAGGGGTCGATCCATCTCCGCTATCGCGGCAGCCTCTCTATACGCCGCCTGCAGGACGAGCCAGACCCCCCGGACCCTCCGAGAGCTTTCAACCCACAGCCCTATCGAAAAGAAAGACATTGCTCGATGCTACCGCCTCCTCCTAAGAGAACTCAAAATCAGGATGCCTATCCCTATGGCCCAACTCAGGGTCCCAAAAATCGCCGCCAAGGTGAACGTCGGGGAATTGACCCAACAGGACGCAGTAAAAATACTCCGGGAGGCTGAGAGGCTCAAGACAACCGCGGGGAAAGACCCCATGGGTCTAGCAGCTGCTGCCCTCTATATCGCCTGCGTCAGGAACGACGAAAAAAGGACTCAGAAGATGATCGCCGACGCCGCTGGGGTCACCGAGGTCACCATCCGGAACCGGTACAAGGGCCTCAAGGAATCATTGAATCTAATAATATAA
- a CDS encoding DUF373 family protein has protein sequence MSESNNNHERTLILCIDIDDDIGKKANVKTPILSRAQNLEAAGILALADPEEADANAMFGAVRIYDNLLEKYPKEHYQIATISGSALGGINADRKIVMELESILKEFMATGIILVTDGYSDEAVIPLIQSRIPINSIQHIVVKHSERLEETWAVIFRYLKQMVTDPYYSKISLGVPGVMLIVVGVLQIFNQLQNAGMILTFVIGLVLLIKGFGWEEKLNIVKMRLPTPDRQITAASSSFGFILILVGGIKGISNAWKYLPSPAPLWWEDFAWWIQQSPSILGRFMLVAVDLIVIGIMAALIGGIAANYIKKDPKIWQNVVGIIVTFWSRFIALESARVLIDPDKTIAPFSPLVLYALAGVLSTIISVFLIYGSDRKLYFSDT, from the coding sequence GTGTCGGAGTCCAATAACAACCATGAGAGGACCTTAATCCTCTGCATTGATATTGATGACGACATCGGAAAAAAGGCTAACGTAAAAACCCCCATTTTGTCAAGAGCTCAGAACCTAGAGGCAGCCGGCATCCTAGCTTTAGCAGACCCTGAAGAGGCAGACGCCAACGCCATGTTCGGAGCCGTGAGAATCTACGACAACCTACTAGAAAAGTATCCAAAAGAACACTATCAGATCGCCACAATATCCGGATCGGCTCTAGGAGGCATCAATGCCGACCGTAAAATAGTGATGGAGTTGGAGAGCATTCTGAAGGAATTCATGGCAACCGGCATAATCCTAGTAACCGACGGTTACTCAGACGAGGCGGTTATCCCCCTGATACAGTCCAGGATCCCGATAAACTCGATCCAACATATCGTAGTTAAGCACAGCGAACGCCTCGAGGAAACCTGGGCAGTAATTTTCCGCTATCTAAAACAGATGGTGACAGATCCATATTACTCTAAAATAAGCCTCGGAGTACCCGGTGTGATGCTCATTGTGGTTGGGGTCCTCCAGATCTTCAATCAGCTCCAGAACGCCGGCATGATACTCACTTTCGTGATAGGCCTGGTTCTGCTCATCAAAGGATTTGGCTGGGAAGAAAAACTCAACATTGTGAAAATGCGGCTCCCTACTCCTGACCGCCAGATCACAGCTGCCTCCTCGAGCTTCGGGTTCATCCTCATCCTCGTGGGAGGCATAAAGGGGATAAGTAATGCATGGAAATATCTCCCTAGCCCCGCTCCTCTCTGGTGGGAAGACTTTGCATGGTGGATTCAACAGTCACCCAGTATCTTAGGCCGTTTTATGCTTGTTGCTGTCGATCTTATAGTCATCGGGATCATGGCCGCCCTCATAGGGGGCATCGCCGCTAACTACATCAAGAAGGACCCAAAAATCTGGCAAAACGTCGTCGGGATAATTGTCACCTTTTGGAGCAGGTTTATCGCCCTTGAGTCAGCAAGAGTCCTCATAGATCCTGATAAGACCATTGCTCCCTTCTCTCCCTTAGTCCTTTATGCTTTAGCTGGAGTTTTGTCGACTATAATCTCGGTATTCCTGATCTACGGATCAGACCGAAAGCTCTATTTCAGTGATACCTGA
- the uppS gene encoding polyprenyl diphosphate synthase — protein sequence MLQGFLSAIGVYRMYRQWILSQIDKERIPEHIGIILDGNRRWASKRSLLQWKGHREGAEKVRKFMEWCLDIGINTVTLYALSTENFNRSKAEVDELMKIYEENLKELISSEAIHKNRVNIRAIGRINLLPEKIRSIIEEVEQATKEYDQFYINFALAYGGRAEIVDATREIATLVEKGEVNPESIDEVLIENHLYTAHLPQPNPDLIIRTSGEARLSNFLIWQAAYSELFIVDVYWPDFREIDLARAIRSYQNRHRRYGK from the coding sequence ATGCTCCAAGGCTTCCTTTCTGCCATCGGCGTTTATAGGATGTACCGTCAATGGATCCTCAGTCAAATCGATAAGGAGCGGATACCTGAACATATAGGCATCATTCTAGATGGAAACAGGCGGTGGGCATCGAAAAGATCACTCCTCCAATGGAAGGGCCACCGAGAGGGGGCTGAGAAAGTACGAAAGTTCATGGAGTGGTGCCTCGACATCGGCATCAACACCGTAACCCTTTACGCCTTGTCCACCGAGAACTTCAATAGGTCCAAAGCGGAGGTTGACGAGCTTATGAAGATCTACGAGGAGAACCTCAAAGAACTCATCTCCTCTGAGGCCATCCATAAAAACAGGGTGAACATCCGGGCCATCGGCAGGATCAATCTCCTTCCCGAGAAAATAAGATCAATAATCGAAGAGGTGGAGCAAGCAACCAAGGAATATGACCAATTCTACATCAACTTTGCCCTTGCTTATGGGGGTAGAGCTGAGATTGTCGATGCGACTAGGGAGATCGCAACTCTAGTGGAGAAAGGGGAGGTCAATCCAGAGAGCATAGATGAGGTACTCATCGAGAATCACCTCTATACTGCTCATCTTCCACAGCCTAACCCGGATCTTATTATCCGGACCTCGGGGGAAGCCCGCCTCAGTAACTTTTTGATCTGGCAGGCGGCCTATAGTGAGCTCTTCATCGTAGACGTCTACTGGCCTGACTTTAGGGAGATAGATCTGGCTAGGGCTATTAGAAGCTATCAGAACAGACATAGACGATACGGAAAATAG
- a CDS encoding Xaa-Pro peptidase family protein codes for MRTERVSKSLESEGLDAYIVTREPNIFYLTGSNSGGILIIAPDTHPILLTPRLNLYLAQDSALGCCIESYERKEKEVKIVEKLNQIKTEKIGFDELSLIEYQMIKKKLGSVVLKENQDLIWAMRKVKDLSEQKFMKRAGALSDLGMEAIQEFLTEGVREHEVAASAASAIRMEGANDISFPFIVASGPRSAYPHAGVSGRKIKRGDFVTIDMGATYKKYCSDITRTFIIGSPSEKQRTIYENVLEANTAAFPEIKEGARGIDVDRIARDIITTAGHGEDFFHSLGHGVGLEVHEPPSLSKSSGDTLTIGNVVSNEPGIYMNGFGGVRIEDTVLVTSSGPERLTNFDSDLDAMRV; via the coding sequence ATGAGAACCGAAAGAGTTTCGAAATCCTTAGAATCTGAGGGGTTAGATGCTTACATAGTTACGCGAGAACCAAACATATTTTACCTCACTGGCTCAAACAGTGGCGGGATTCTCATTATAGCCCCTGATACCCACCCCATCCTCCTTACCCCCCGCCTTAACCTATACTTAGCCCAAGATAGCGCCTTAGGCTGCTGTATAGAATCATATGAGAGGAAAGAAAAAGAGGTCAAGATCGTGGAGAAACTGAACCAGATTAAAACGGAAAAGATTGGCTTCGATGAACTCTCCCTTATAGAATATCAAATGATTAAAAAAAAGCTTGGAAGTGTGGTGCTAAAAGAGAATCAGGATCTCATATGGGCAATGAGGAAGGTGAAGGACTTGTCAGAGCAAAAGTTCATGAAGCGTGCTGGGGCGCTTTCAGATTTGGGTATGGAGGCGATCCAAGAGTTCCTCACTGAAGGGGTGAGGGAGCATGAAGTTGCCGCCTCTGCTGCTTCTGCGATAAGGATGGAAGGTGCAAATGATATTTCATTTCCATTCATCGTAGCTTCAGGGCCTCGATCAGCATACCCACACGCAGGTGTCTCCGGGAGGAAGATAAAGAGAGGAGATTTCGTCACTATCGACATGGGGGCCACATACAAGAAATATTGCTCCGATATCACCCGGACCTTCATCATAGGTTCCCCCTCAGAGAAGCAAAGGACCATCTACGAGAACGTCCTTGAGGCCAATACAGCGGCGTTCCCGGAGATCAAGGAAGGTGCTAGAGGGATCGATGTAGACCGAATCGCTAGAGACATCATCACAACGGCTGGACATGGGGAGGACTTTTTTCATAGTCTTGGCCACGGGGTGGGCCTAGAGGTCCATGAACCCCCCTCTCTCAGCAAAAGTAGTGGGGACACTTTGACGATAGGGAACGTTGTCTCTAATGAACCTGGGATCTATATGAATGGCTTTGGAGGTGTGAGGATCGAAGACACGGTTCTGGTGACATCCTCAGGTCCCGAGAGGCTCACAAATTTCGATTCCGATCTGGACGCGATGCGTGTCTGA